A portion of the Halalkalicoccus subterraneus genome contains these proteins:
- a CDS encoding phospholipase D-like domain-containing protein has translation MTTPDLSDGSPLCQDYTAAAVVQDTTRLQHLQAAFAAFDQEDVQITKPDLDTQLLDISEAVRPLKMAEFNAVMVSLANTHAATETRTASGGYSTYTFSVNPDDAIRVLDQQIVAVLAIQQLQPSTPSETDVKLVATLPRGVKDDISADVGRLDIALRRMLMDASDTVRIANPYFDPEQWIIEDLAALPRRGIETRILTREVTGVDADSRALDAVTAIVKALDSGEVENVAIRDFYETSNSGYQTGAVHAKIISVDGEKCYIGSANLTDLNLRGNFEFGVILEGEIVSEVTEVFDAIFSQSDSVPL, from the coding sequence ATGACCACCCCGGACCTCTCTGATGGATCACCGTTGTGCCAGGATTACACCGCTGCAGCAGTGGTTCAGGATACTACTCGCCTACAGCATCTGCAGGCTGCATTTGCAGCGTTTGACCAAGAGGATGTCCAAATCACAAAGCCAGACCTAGACACTCAGTTACTGGACATCTCAGAGGCAGTTCGACCATTGAAGATGGCGGAATTTAACGCAGTGATGGTTTCGCTTGCCAACACTCATGCAGCTACTGAAACCCGAACGGCATCGGGCGGGTATAGTACGTACACCTTCAGTGTGAATCCTGATGACGCTATCCGGGTGTTGGATCAGCAAATCGTCGCTGTTCTGGCAATACAACAGTTACAACCGTCTACCCCCTCTGAAACCGATGTTAAGTTAGTAGCCACGCTACCTCGGGGGGTCAAAGACGATATCTCAGCTGATGTGGGTAGGCTCGACATTGCGCTTCGTCGAATGCTGATGGACGCATCCGACACGGTTCGAATAGCGAATCCATACTTTGATCCTGAACAGTGGATTATCGAAGATCTTGCTGCATTACCTCGTCGAGGAATTGAAACACGAATACTAACACGAGAGGTTACCGGCGTAGATGCTGATAGTCGTGCATTAGATGCGGTGACAGCAATCGTGAAGGCGCTTGATTCTGGGGAAGTCGAGAATGTTGCTATCCGAGACTTCTATGAAACATCCAATTCCGGTTATCAGACCGGTGCAGTTCACGCAAAGATAATCTCGGTGGATGGTGAGAAATGCTACATCGGTAGCGCAAATCTGACCGACTTGAACCTCCGTGGGAATTTCGAGTTTGGAGTCATTCTTGAAGGGGAAATTGTTTCCGAGGTCACCGAGGTGTTCGATGCGATTTTCTCACAATCGGACAGCGTACCTCTC